The following are from one region of the Odontesthes bonariensis isolate fOdoBon6 chromosome 16, fOdoBon6.hap1, whole genome shotgun sequence genome:
- the ubtd2 gene encoding ubiquitin domain-containing protein 2 isoform X2: MGGCVGSHHDSSGSLNENSDGTGVALGRNQPLKRERPKWKSDYPMTEGQLRSKRDEFWDTAPAFEGRKEIWDALRAAASAFESNDHLLAQAILDGASITLPHGALTECYDELGNRYQLPVYCLSPPVNMIEERSDDPDGSDPDSGAADPSSGSACDPGAGGECQLRLRLSTGRDLRLAVRSTDTVGMMKRRLQSQEGVPAATQRWFFSGRPLTDRLRLDQLNISRDYVVQVILSQRPPPEPVITPGHTPEASGPVAVEGAPALPQEPTPVEN; encoded by the exons ATGGGTGGCTGTGTCGGGAGCCACCACGACTCTTCTGGCAGCTTAAACGAGAACTCGGACGGCACTGGAG TGGCTCTTGGGCGTAACCAGCCCCTGAAGAGAGAACGGCCTAAATGGAAAAGTGACTACCCGATGACAGAGGGCCAGCTGCGCAGCAAGAGAGATGAGTTCTGGGATACGGCGCCAGCATTCGAGGGTCGAAAGGAGATCTGGGATGCGCTGCGGGCTGCGGCCAGCGCATTTGAGAGTAATGACCACCTGCTGGCGCAGGCCATCCTGGATGGGGCCAGCATCACACTGCCGCATG gAGCTCTGACCGAATGTTATGATGAACTGGGGAATCGATACCAGCTGCCCGTCTACTGCCTCTCTCCCCCCGTCAACATGATTGAGGAGCGCTCGGATGACCCTGATGGCTCAGATCCAGACTCCGGGGCCGCGGACCCGTCCTCGGGCAGTGCCTGCGACCCGGGCGCGGGAGGCGAGTGCCAGCTCCGGCTCCGGCTCTCCACAGGACGCGACCTTCGGCTGGCGGTCCGTTCCACGGACACAGTGGGCATGATGAAGCGGCGTTTGCAAAGTCAGGAGGGTGTTCCTGCTGCAACCCAACGCTGGTTCTTCTCAGGTCGGCCACTGACCGACAGGCTGCGCTTGGACCAACTCAACATCTCCAGGGACTATGTGGTGCAGGTCATCCTGAGCCAGCGTCCGCCACCAGAGCCCGTAATTACACCAGGACATACGCCTGAAGCCTCTGGGCCGGTGGCAGTGGAAGGAGCGCCTGCCCTGCCTCAGGAGCCCACACCGGTGGAGAATTAA
- the ubtd2 gene encoding ubiquitin domain-containing protein 2 isoform X1, with protein sequence MLHIIYWCTVPCLICFFFFFSSVLYLNRLKMALGRNQPLKRERPKWKSDYPMTEGQLRSKRDEFWDTAPAFEGRKEIWDALRAAASAFESNDHLLAQAILDGASITLPHGALTECYDELGNRYQLPVYCLSPPVNMIEERSDDPDGSDPDSGAADPSSGSACDPGAGGECQLRLRLSTGRDLRLAVRSTDTVGMMKRRLQSQEGVPAATQRWFFSGRPLTDRLRLDQLNISRDYVVQVILSQRPPPEPVITPGHTPEASGPVAVEGAPALPQEPTPVEN encoded by the exons ATGCTCCATATCATTTACTGGTGTACGGTGCCGTGTTtaatctgtttctttttctttttcagctcaGTTCTGTACCTAAACAGACTTAAAA TGGCTCTTGGGCGTAACCAGCCCCTGAAGAGAGAACGGCCTAAATGGAAAAGTGACTACCCGATGACAGAGGGCCAGCTGCGCAGCAAGAGAGATGAGTTCTGGGATACGGCGCCAGCATTCGAGGGTCGAAAGGAGATCTGGGATGCGCTGCGGGCTGCGGCCAGCGCATTTGAGAGTAATGACCACCTGCTGGCGCAGGCCATCCTGGATGGGGCCAGCATCACACTGCCGCATG gAGCTCTGACCGAATGTTATGATGAACTGGGGAATCGATACCAGCTGCCCGTCTACTGCCTCTCTCCCCCCGTCAACATGATTGAGGAGCGCTCGGATGACCCTGATGGCTCAGATCCAGACTCCGGGGCCGCGGACCCGTCCTCGGGCAGTGCCTGCGACCCGGGCGCGGGAGGCGAGTGCCAGCTCCGGCTCCGGCTCTCCACAGGACGCGACCTTCGGCTGGCGGTCCGTTCCACGGACACAGTGGGCATGATGAAGCGGCGTTTGCAAAGTCAGGAGGGTGTTCCTGCTGCAACCCAACGCTGGTTCTTCTCAGGTCGGCCACTGACCGACAGGCTGCGCTTGGACCAACTCAACATCTCCAGGGACTATGTGGTGCAGGTCATCCTGAGCCAGCGTCCGCCACCAGAGCCCGTAATTACACCAGGACATACGCCTGAAGCCTCTGGGCCGGTGGCAGTGGAAGGAGCGCCTGCCCTGCCTCAGGAGCCCACACCGGTGGAGAATTAA
- the il12bb gene encoding interleukin-12 subunit beta, with protein sequence MHLLFLILLCAGLCCASTDSHLDNLETLMDNVVVLRVPHIQGTMVEVPLTCGGAYQSMSVLWKKNGKELTPALRGNQVKVLVKEMNGGNYTCHLSSNGDYLNHTTIMVQLDPDNRTVILEEKSPEEGHIHCSAPNYNGSFHCTWTRTQFRSHAAVLLVKAERLMEDLLHSFHCVMDADGSGVHCLHANCPYQEEQHRIALTVYMHSYSRLEAYTKSFYLREIVRPAMLQNLHVSNGKVFSWEYPDSWEKPCTFFGLHFQVKTVPSGHSCSSEELIANSTTDKTEYEVSVRTKRYVFCVRAQDKFTMGPWSYWSQCVVNKHDVKC encoded by the exons ATGCATTTGCTGTTCCTTATACTCCTCTGTGCCGGCCTTTGCTGTGCCAGCACTGACAGTCACCTAGATAACCTTGAGACTCTAATGGATAATG TTGTGGTCCTGAGGGTGCCTCACATTCAGGGGACCATGGTGGAAGTTCCTCTGACCTGTGGAGGAGCTTATCAGAGCATGTCTGTGCTTTGGAAGAAAAATG GGAAGGAGCTTACACCAGCTCTCCGGGGAAACCAAGTCAAAGTTCTGGTAAAAGAAATGAATGGAGGAAACTACACTTGTCACCTCAGTTCAAACGGAGACTACCTCAACCACACCACCATCATGGTCCAACTGGATCCAGATAACAGGACTGTCATACTGGAGGAAAAATCCCCCGAAGAAG GTCACATCCACTGCTCGGCACCCAACTACAATGGCTCCTTTCACTGCACCTGGACCAGAACACAGTTCAGATCCCATGCCGCTGTGCTCCTGGTAAAGGCAGAACG TTTAATGGAGGATCTCCTCCATTCCTTCCACTGTGTGATGGATgctgatggatcaggggttcactgcCTGCATGCCAACTGCCCTTACCAAGAGGAGCAACACCGCATCGCACTAACCGTCTACATGCACAGCTACTCTCGATTGGAGGCCTACACAAAGTCTTTCTACCTGAGAGAGATTG TAAGGCCAGCGATGCTCCAAAACCTGCATGTCAGTAATGGCAAGGTGTTCAGTTGGGAATACCCCGACTCGTGGGAGAAGCCCTGCACCTTCTTTGGACTCCACTTCCAGGTCAAGACCGTCCCCAGCGGTCACTCCTGCAGCAGTGAAGAGCTCATAGCA AACAGCACCACGGATAAGACCGAGTACGAGGTCAGCGTCAGAACCAAGAGGTACGTTTTCTGCGTGCGAGCCCAGGACAAGTTCACCATGGGACCGTGGAGCTACTGGAGTCAGTGCGT AGTGAATAAACATGATGTGAAGTGCTAA